A window of the Mesotoga prima MesG1.Ag.4.2 genome harbors these coding sequences:
- a CDS encoding M14 family metallopeptidase, which yields MTDRNLAIVKIVSCVLVGIALIISGVEFYNHRNFKEPVVVGSGVTEVKTLGDYFAPLKGTINDTNIYIIDSGVPGGTAMLIGRSHPEEPATNLAAKIFVENAKLTKGRLIVVITANQSASRVTRPGDAYPMYYTIETPWGESKFRMGDRWSNPLDSWPDPEAYVHYPSGQLLAYMDIRNFNRTWPGRENGMITEQTNYAFMNLIREENVDIFIDLHEAELEYPVISTIVAHQKAADIAGLASMILTSSEFRIGMEFSPPSLHGLSHREVGDHSDAISLLFETPEPFLDRVRGITDEALLLTGKDEFVMTAGKFGLLYEKIDENGWPIDVRVGRHCSSTLMVIELWGDFNPGKEVVIEGVPRYDEVVSNGTGYYFHDPSKARTQDIYYE from the coding sequence ATGACTGACAGAAATCTGGCGATAGTCAAAATAGTATCATGTGTTTTAGTTGGAATTGCCCTAATTATCTCCGGTGTAGAGTTCTACAATCACAGGAATTTCAAGGAACCCGTCGTTGTTGGATCGGGAGTTACTGAAGTCAAAACGTTAGGTGACTACTTCGCTCCGTTGAAAGGAACGATAAACGATACGAACATCTACATAATTGACAGCGGTGTACCGGGTGGGACGGCTATGTTGATAGGCAGGTCGCATCCCGAAGAACCCGCAACGAATCTGGCTGCCAAGATCTTCGTCGAAAACGCGAAACTTACCAAGGGAAGACTCATAGTTGTTATTACAGCCAATCAGAGCGCTTCAAGGGTTACCAGACCTGGGGATGCATATCCTATGTACTACACAATAGAGACTCCATGGGGAGAAAGCAAGTTCAGGATGGGAGATCGATGGTCCAACCCGCTTGACTCATGGCCGGATCCCGAAGCATATGTTCACTATCCTAGTGGTCAACTCCTGGCTTATATGGATATTCGTAATTTCAACAGAACGTGGCCCGGGAGAGAAAATGGGATGATCACCGAACAGACAAACTATGCCTTTATGAACTTGATAAGAGAAGAGAATGTGGACATATTTATCGATTTACACGAAGCCGAGCTGGAGTACCCTGTTATAAGCACTATAGTTGCCCATCAAAAGGCGGCCGATATTGCCGGATTGGCTTCTATGATACTTACCTCATCTGAATTCAGAATTGGTATGGAGTTCTCACCTCCTAGCCTGCACGGACTTTCTCACAGAGAGGTCGGTGACCATTCCGACGCCATATCTCTGTTGTTTGAAACGCCGGAACCTTTTCTTGACAGAGTCAGGGGAATCACCGATGAGGCTCTTCTCTTAACGGGTAAGGATGAATTCGTTATGACAGCAGGTAAGTTCGGTTTGCTCTACGAGAAGATTGACGAAAATGGTTGGCCGATCGACGTAAGGGTTGGCAGACACTGTTCTTCAACTCTTATGGTTATTGAACTATGGGGTGATTTCAATCCTGGAAAGGAGGTTGTGATCGAAGGAGTTCCAAGGTATGACGAGGTAGTAAGCAATGGAACAGGCTATTATTTCCATGATCCTTCAAAAGCTAGAACACAGGACATTTATTACGAGTAA
- a CDS encoding dipeptidase, protein MKKLLLTAILIVSLFYVSAVACTDILAAKQATLDGSVITSHTCDGRYDSRLVVVPAMDHEEGAMAPVYEWIVYADRMDLVKLGEIPQVAHTYQYFNVAYPMANEHQLIIGETTLGGARETANSDKAIMTIEQLEIFALQRTTNARDAIKLIGALAEEYGYRESCWLGECITISDPNEVWVFEVYGTGPLWEPGMGPGAVWAAQRVPDDHITTVVNYSMIGEIDLETNRPPNVSAGDFMISEDYVQVATDLGLYDPASGEPFVWKYIFGDIEGTKSDRLWRVFSVLNPSGNWSLDNTWEYPFSVKPDEKVSVYDIIELYRDVSEGTPYDMGDNEAWYYESGGEMVKSPLASSEPNTPMRNLLGIPYTRTIAKNGCSYYFVSQARDWMPDKIGGLLWFGLDNPRKGAWIPVYVGTLPNTLPESWVTLNRDELDRSCSYWAFDLVDKISNQRLGALMPLIEEVRVPFQTEMFEEQRDLDEMAMTLYEDNPELVLRLLSSYTARKMREAEELWYDLSEVLLTKID, encoded by the coding sequence GTGAAGAAACTGTTATTGACTGCAATACTGATAGTCTCACTGTTTTATGTGAGTGCTGTAGCATGTACGGATATCTTAGCGGCAAAACAAGCCACCTTAGATGGTTCAGTTATTACATCTCATACATGTGATGGTCGTTATGACTCCAGACTGGTTGTCGTACCGGCTATGGATCATGAAGAGGGGGCTATGGCCCCAGTTTACGAGTGGATAGTCTACGCCGATCGAATGGATCTGGTGAAGCTTGGAGAGATTCCACAGGTAGCACATACCTACCAGTACTTCAACGTTGCTTATCCTATGGCAAATGAACACCAGCTGATAATAGGAGAGACGACACTTGGTGGAGCCAGAGAGACTGCCAACAGCGATAAGGCGATAATGACAATCGAACAGCTGGAGATCTTCGCTCTACAGAGAACAACTAACGCCAGAGACGCTATAAAACTTATAGGCGCTCTTGCAGAAGAGTATGGTTACCGAGAATCGTGCTGGTTAGGCGAATGCATTACAATTTCCGATCCGAACGAAGTTTGGGTCTTCGAAGTTTACGGGACCGGTCCCCTATGGGAACCAGGTATGGGACCTGGCGCTGTGTGGGCTGCCCAGCGCGTGCCCGATGATCATATTACTACCGTCGTGAATTACAGCATGATTGGGGAGATCGATCTTGAGACAAACAGGCCCCCGAACGTATCTGCAGGGGACTTCATGATCAGTGAAGACTATGTTCAGGTGGCTACGGATCTTGGTCTGTATGATCCGGCTAGTGGAGAACCCTTTGTCTGGAAGTACATATTTGGAGACATTGAGGGGACGAAGAGCGACAGACTCTGGAGAGTCTTCTCTGTTCTCAATCCTTCGGGGAACTGGTCGTTGGACAACACATGGGAATATCCATTCTCAGTTAAGCCGGATGAGAAGGTATCCGTGTACGACATAATCGAGCTTTATAGGGACGTTTCCGAAGGTACACCTTACGACATGGGCGATAACGAGGCATGGTACTATGAAAGTGGAGGCGAGATGGTTAAGAGTCCGCTGGCAAGTTCTGAGCCCAACACTCCTATGAGAAATCTTCTTGGCATTCCTTACACAAGAACAATAGCAAAGAACGGTTGTTCGTACTATTTTGTTTCGCAGGCAAGGGACTGGATGCCCGACAAGATAGGCGGACTTCTCTGGTTCGGACTTGACAACCCGAGAAAGGGAGCTTGGATTCCTGTTTATGTAGGGACTCTTCCCAATACGCTCCCGGAGTCTTGGGTGACCTTAAACAGAGATGAGCTTGACAGGAGCTGCTCTTATTGGGCTTTTGATCTTGTCGATAAGATTTCAAATCAGAGGCTTGGGGCTCTTATGCCTTTGATAGAGGAAGTAAGAGTACCTTTCCAAACGGAGATGTTCGAAGAACAGAGGGATCTCGACGAAATGGCAATGACCCTTTACGAAGATAATCCCGAGCTTGTTCTTAGACTCCTCTCATCCTATACGGCGAGAAAGATGAGAGAAGCAGAAGAACTCTGGTATGATCTTTCAGAGGTCTTGTTAACTAAGATCGACTAA
- a CDS encoding dipeptidase: MRRALIVMLVLIVGYGVVAMACTSILVGKDASVDGSTMVTHTCDGSYDARLQVIPGGVHEEGETVSIYKGLCQAGIPGRTVQYVGEIPQVPETYTYFHTGYPFMNEHQVIIGETTWSGERALRNSQGWMTIEQLQVLGLQRGKTAREVIQIMGELAEKYGYGDGGEGLTVIDGDEAWLFEICGPGPFWSPGSEEPGAVWVAQRIPDDHVLVHANRSRIGEIDLENTDYFMASPNVYSTAQELELWDGQEPFLFYAAYGPKNAFYNTRREWRVLDLLAPSLELDPWAERYPLSVKPDKKVSAQDLMMIKRDHYEGTEFDLTVGLAAGPFGNPNRYATPASARPEGINYDGWERAISMFRCSYVIVGQARNWMPDAIGGVVWFGEDAPHSTVYIPFYAGATSVPESFSQGARDFFDRSSAWWAFNHVSNLADLRYNVAIEIIKEEYTKFETEFLANQPLIEKVALDLYAENPEAAIDFITNYSNGLANRVVDRWWKLADELIYTLNDGYVDGKTVGYPTWWLEAVGYGDTTAR; the protein is encoded by the coding sequence ATGAGACGTGCACTTATTGTTATGCTAGTCCTCATTGTCGGTTATGGAGTAGTAGCAATGGCATGTACTTCGATACTTGTCGGAAAAGACGCATCTGTCGACGGTTCTACTATGGTGACACATACTTGCGACGGCAGTTACGACGCCAGGTTACAGGTGATTCCCGGTGGAGTACATGAAGAAGGCGAGACGGTAAGTATCTACAAGGGTTTGTGCCAGGCGGGTATTCCAGGTAGAACGGTTCAGTATGTTGGAGAGATTCCACAGGTTCCCGAAACTTACACCTACTTCCACACCGGCTACCCGTTTATGAACGAACATCAGGTAATTATCGGAGAAACAACCTGGAGTGGAGAAAGAGCGCTCAGAAACTCCCAGGGTTGGATGACAATCGAGCAGCTCCAGGTGCTGGGTTTGCAGAGAGGAAAGACAGCCAGAGAAGTCATTCAGATAATGGGTGAACTTGCTGAGAAATATGGTTATGGTGACGGCGGCGAGGGGCTTACAGTAATTGATGGAGACGAAGCCTGGTTGTTTGAGATCTGTGGCCCCGGTCCTTTCTGGTCTCCTGGAAGCGAAGAACCCGGAGCAGTATGGGTTGCGCAGAGAATTCCCGATGACCACGTCCTTGTCCATGCAAATAGATCTAGAATTGGCGAAATCGATCTTGAGAACACAGATTATTTCATGGCATCACCCAATGTATACTCAACGGCACAGGAACTCGAGCTGTGGGACGGACAGGAACCATTCCTTTTCTATGCAGCTTACGGGCCAAAGAATGCCTTTTATAACACGAGACGTGAATGGAGGGTTCTGGACCTTCTTGCCCCGTCTCTAGAGCTCGATCCATGGGCAGAAAGATATCCGTTGTCTGTCAAGCCAGATAAGAAAGTGTCTGCGCAGGATCTTATGATGATTAAGCGTGACCACTATGAAGGAACCGAATTCGATCTCACTGTTGGCCTTGCCGCAGGTCCTTTTGGTAATCCCAATAGGTATGCTACTCCCGCCAGTGCAAGACCGGAAGGCATAAACTATGACGGTTGGGAAAGAGCTATATCTATGTTCAGATGCTCATATGTCATAGTTGGGCAGGCAAGAAACTGGATGCCAGATGCGATCGGTGGAGTTGTGTGGTTCGGAGAGGATGCACCTCACTCGACAGTTTATATTCCATTCTACGCAGGTGCGACCAGTGTTCCCGAGTCGTTCAGTCAAGGAGCAAGGGATTTCTTCGACAGAAGCTCTGCTTGGTGGGCATTCAACCACGTGTCAAACCTAGCCGATCTGAGATATAATGTCGCAATAGAGATAATCAAAGAGGAATACACGAAGTTTGAGACTGAGTTCCTCGCAAATCAGCCGCTGATCGAAAAGGTTGCGCTGGATCTCTATGCAGAGAATCCCGAAGCGGCTATCGATTTCATTACTAATTACAGCAACGGGCTAGCAAACAGAGTTGTCGATAGATGGTGGAAGCTGGCCGATGAGCTAATTTACACCCTGAACGATGGGTATGTTGATGGTAAGACTGTGGGTTATCCGACGTGGTGGCTCGAAGCTGTTGGTTATGGAGATACAACTGCAAGATAG
- a CDS encoding DUF6305 family protein, with translation MSLLKIATIFLILIASSVLCSLSIEPLPVIEDPVLFTVWGESIELQNINYFCDSLQVARDYSPGASIEDLCEGAGFRIEEELSGESFHPFYVSGTPYRTLVIIAGSSLPESRADIERIEELASSVKSSNGLVMVIDIDVEGSGDDPLKQEFDQRLVRYLDVLIVAERPVGEYLSFLEGETPIVVELPVVVDLVSIFERDFGGGRCCD, from the coding sequence ATGTCACTTTTGAAAATTGCTACGATCTTTTTGATTCTTATTGCGAGTTCAGTTCTTTGCTCGCTGTCTATCGAACCGCTCCCCGTAATTGAAGATCCAGTGCTTTTTACAGTTTGGGGTGAGAGCATAGAGCTTCAAAACATAAACTATTTCTGTGATAGTCTTCAAGTTGCACGTGATTATTCACCGGGTGCAAGTATCGAAGATCTGTGTGAAGGCGCCGGATTCAGGATTGAAGAAGAGCTTTCAGGAGAATCTTTCCATCCATTTTATGTTTCAGGGACACCTTACCGCACACTTGTGATAATTGCCGGGAGTTCTTTGCCAGAGTCGAGAGCAGACATAGAGAGAATTGAAGAGCTTGCTTCCTCAGTGAAGTCTTCAAATGGATTAGTGATGGTAATCGATATAGATGTTGAAGGATCGGGAGATGATCCGCTGAAGCAGGAATTTGATCAAAGATTGGTGCGGTATCTAGATGTTCTGATTGTAGCTGAAAGGCCAGTTGGAGAGTATCTGTCTTTCTTGGAAGGAGAGACTCCTATAGTTGTTGAGTTACCCGTGGTTGTAGACCTCGTTTCGATTTTCGAAAGGGACTTTGGGGGCGGCAGATGCTGCGATTGA
- a CDS encoding dipeptidase: protein MRKILLVLIVAAAIVSIGFACTTIIVTKGASVDGSVMTSHSADCGLCDFRYVYVPPADYEAGAKRAVYPFVEPYPRYVGADMGPTYNDPDLPATEPLGYIDQVEHTYGYFDAVYGVINEHQLAIGECTCSAKVYAQPKAGECIFDVAALSRVAMERCTTAREAVELMGALAVEYGYYGWGETLTVTDPNEAWVFEICATPDKKSALWAAKKVPDGTVFVESNLFRIRELDPESPDNMFSPNLIEVATEAGWYDPSTGPIDWMATVSTGEYSMPYYSLRRTWRVFDRVSPSLGLSPWVEDSFTKDYPFSIVPDKKLSVADVIDLFRDHYEGTEFDLTEGLAAGPFGNPNRYAGSSKLIKGSWERALSIFRCEYVFVSQVRDWLPDPVGGVVWWGAAAPHETILVPMYCGITDVPYAYDSGSLQEFDYDVASWAFNFMGNWAELKWSYMYPEIQELQKKIEGKLFAVQPAIEAAAAQLYETDPELCKEFLTDYVADVTDRVMAEVWDFNEYLITKYRDGYINIPNVGSSAGYPDWWLDAVGYDEGHIFGEDGYKAK from the coding sequence TTGCGTAAGATCCTGTTGGTCCTGATTGTGGCTGCAGCAATAGTTAGCATCGGCTTTGCATGTACCACGATCATCGTAACTAAGGGTGCGTCTGTTGACGGTTCGGTAATGACGAGTCATTCAGCTGACTGCGGCCTCTGTGATTTCAGGTACGTCTATGTTCCACCCGCAGACTATGAAGCGGGAGCAAAGAGAGCAGTTTATCCATTCGTTGAGCCATATCCACGTTATGTCGGTGCGGATATGGGTCCGACCTACAACGATCCGGACCTTCCGGCTACTGAGCCTCTGGGTTACATCGATCAGGTCGAGCACACATATGGCTACTTTGATGCAGTTTATGGTGTAATCAACGAGCACCAGCTTGCCATTGGCGAATGTACTTGTTCCGCAAAGGTCTATGCTCAGCCAAAGGCCGGAGAATGCATATTTGACGTAGCCGCTCTTTCCAGAGTTGCTATGGAGAGATGTACAACCGCAAGAGAAGCCGTTGAACTGATGGGCGCACTTGCCGTTGAGTACGGTTACTACGGTTGGGGAGAAACACTCACAGTAACAGACCCTAATGAAGCATGGGTCTTCGAAATCTGTGCAACGCCTGACAAGAAGAGCGCACTTTGGGCGGCAAAGAAGGTTCCCGATGGAACGGTCTTTGTTGAGTCAAACCTATTCAGGATTAGAGAACTCGATCCTGAAAGCCCTGACAATATGTTCTCCCCGAATCTTATCGAAGTTGCAACGGAGGCCGGCTGGTACGATCCCAGTACCGGTCCTATCGACTGGATGGCTACTGTTAGTACAGGCGAGTACTCTATGCCTTACTATAGTCTGAGAAGAACGTGGAGAGTTTTCGACAGGGTCTCCCCTTCTCTTGGACTTTCTCCATGGGTAGAAGACAGTTTTACAAAGGACTACCCGTTCTCTATAGTGCCTGACAAGAAACTGTCGGTAGCAGATGTTATTGATCTTTTCAGAGACCACTACGAAGGAACGGAATTCGATCTTACCGAAGGACTTGCCGCAGGACCTTTCGGCAATCCCAATCGCTATGCAGGTTCAAGCAAACTAATAAAGGGGAGCTGGGAAAGAGCTCTTTCTATCTTCAGATGTGAATACGTATTTGTGTCTCAGGTCAGAGATTGGCTTCCGGATCCTGTCGGCGGCGTAGTATGGTGGGGCGCGGCTGCTCCTCACGAGACAATTCTAGTGCCCATGTACTGTGGAATAACGGACGTTCCATATGCTTATGACAGTGGTAGCCTTCAGGAATTCGACTACGATGTCGCATCATGGGCATTCAACTTCATGGGTAACTGGGCAGAGTTGAAGTGGAGCTACATGTACCCGGAGATTCAGGAACTGCAGAAGAAGATCGAAGGAAAGCTCTTTGCAGTACAGCCAGCTATCGAGGCAGCTGCTGCACAGCTTTATGAGACAGATCCAGAACTGTGTAAGGAATTCCTTACAGATTACGTTGCTGACGTGACTGACAGAGTGATGGCAGAAGTGTGGGATTTCAACGAATATCTTATTACGAAGTACAGAGACGGATACATAAACATTCCGAACGTTGGTTCGTCTGCTGGATACCCCGACTGGTGGCTTGATGCAGTAGGATACGACGAAGGCCATATTTTCGGCGAAGACGGCTACAAAGCTAAGTAA
- a CDS encoding DUF6305 family protein yields the protein MRRFLLVLIVVSLVSVFAFAEPEVKLGLPVVITSAGQSAEVETVNYVADEVGLKYDYCDVLSKDELAAGVGLGGAKSAIGKHVTTLSPDPEGTKFQSLLLVLGASLKGMGASGLSVDTEVDRLKDLIEYAKANKIKIVAVAIGGEIQRGLPGSPIEVIIDTVVPHADVFIVTKDSNGDGKFTKAAEARNVPIVEIDSAFDLLDTFTQVFGL from the coding sequence ATGAGAAGATTTCTGTTAGTTCTGATTGTAGTTTCTCTTGTCAGTGTTTTTGCGTTTGCCGAACCCGAGGTAAAACTCGGTTTGCCTGTCGTAATCACTTCTGCCGGTCAGAGCGCAGAGGTTGAAACAGTCAACTATGTTGCCGATGAAGTCGGCCTGAAGTACGACTACTGTGACGTTCTTTCCAAGGATGAGCTTGCGGCTGGAGTTGGACTCGGTGGAGCCAAGTCAGCAATAGGAAAGCACGTCACGACGCTTTCTCCCGATCCCGAAGGTACTAAGTTCCAGTCTCTGTTACTCGTTCTTGGCGCCAGCCTTAAAGGCATGGGCGCTTCCGGTCTCTCAGTTGACACGGAAGTTGACAGACTCAAGGACCTTATAGAATATGCGAAGGCAAACAAAATAAAGATTGTTGCAGTTGCTATTGGAGGAGAGATTCAAAGAGGTCTTCCAGGAAGTCCGATCGAAGTTATTATCGACACCGTCGTTCCCCATGCTGACGTATTCATAGTTACAAAGGATTCAAATGGCGATGGGAAGTTCACGAAGGCGGCGGAAGCCAGAAACGTTCCAATAGTAGAGATCGATTCTGCATTTGATCTTCTCGATACTTTTACACAGGTATTTGGCTTGTAG